One genomic segment of Mycolicibacterium psychrotolerans includes these proteins:
- a CDS encoding 1-phosphofructokinase family hexose kinase, which translates to MIVTVTPNPSIDRTVTLPSTLTRGAVHRVTSVTSQAGGKGVNVARALTLAGIDALAVLPAAGNDPLIPALETAAVSFQIVPTAESARTNLTITEPDGTTTKINEPGATLDDATVAALTDAVLAAADGADWVVMSGSLPPGMPASWYGDVVALLASRPCRVAVDTSDAPLDALVGSLDRGAPDLIKPNAEELASVLGLSPELLESAVAQGDPEPVVTAARQLIDRGIGAVLATLGAEGAVLVDANGAWMATPPPIVPRSTVGAGDSSLAGYVRAEVGGAVPPQRLQMAVAYGSAAAALPGTTLPTPAQIDLAAVQVSPISPIPATQ; encoded by the coding sequence GTGATCGTCACCGTCACGCCCAACCCGAGCATCGACCGCACGGTCACGCTGCCGTCCACGCTCACGCGCGGCGCCGTCCACCGCGTCACGTCGGTCACCAGCCAGGCCGGCGGAAAGGGCGTCAACGTCGCCCGCGCGCTCACCCTCGCCGGCATCGACGCGCTGGCCGTCCTGCCTGCCGCCGGCAACGACCCGTTGATCCCCGCGCTCGAGACCGCGGCGGTGTCGTTCCAGATCGTTCCCACCGCCGAGTCGGCCCGCACCAACCTGACCATCACCGAGCCCGACGGCACCACCACCAAGATCAACGAGCCGGGCGCGACGCTCGACGACGCGACCGTCGCCGCACTGACCGACGCGGTCCTCGCCGCCGCCGACGGCGCCGATTGGGTGGTGATGTCCGGATCGCTGCCGCCCGGGATGCCGGCCTCCTGGTACGGCGACGTGGTCGCGTTGCTCGCCTCCCGCCCCTGCCGCGTCGCCGTCGACACCTCCGACGCGCCGCTGGACGCCCTGGTCGGCTCGCTGGACCGCGGCGCCCCGGATCTGATCAAACCGAACGCCGAGGAACTCGCCAGTGTGCTGGGGCTCTCCCCTGAACTGCTGGAAAGCGCTGTGGCGCAGGGTGATCCGGAGCCGGTGGTGACAGCGGCCCGCCAGCTCATCGACCGCGGCATCGGCGCGGTGCTGGCCACCCTCGGCGCGGAGGGCGCGGTGCTGGTCGACGCCAACGGCGCCTGGATGGCGACCCCGCCCCCGATCGTGCCGCGCAGCACCGTCGGCGCGGGTGACTCGTCGCTGGCCGGCTACGTCCGCGCCGAAGTCGGCGGCGCCGTTCCACCGCAGCGGCTGCAGATGGCCGTCGCCTACGGCAGCGCCGCCGCGGCGCTGCCCGGCACCACGCTGCCCACCCCCGCCCAGATCGACCTCGCCGCCGTGCAGGTCTCGCCCATCTCACCGATTCCCGCCACCCAGTAA
- a CDS encoding PTS fructose transporter subunit IIABC, which translates to MTSSTTSPPIITTDLVLLDTAVDGDKQAVIARMVGSLAAAGRTHDADGLIGAAMAREQQSATGLPGGIAIPHCRSPYVDTPTIGFARLSPAVDFGAPDGPADLAFLIAAPDSGGQEHMKLLSSLARALVRKDFVESLRNASSAEEVVGLVDGVVNPAPAPATPAPAAAPVEKPTAKTLIAITACPTGIAHTYMAADALAAAAKEAGVTMIVETQGSSGSTPVPAETIAKADAVIFATDVGVKDRGRFAGKPVIASGVKRAINEPAKMVAEAVAAADDPNAPRVEGSAGGAAAAGAAPAGGVGWGTRTRQILLTGVSYMIPFVAAGGLLIALGFLFAGYEIANTPDGATQSMGNIIALNNSLTNLPDGGFTQYLGAILFSLGGLAFSFLVPALAGYISFAIADRPGIAPGFTAGALAVFVGGGFIGGIVGGVIAGFAALWISNLKVPKWFRGLMPVVITPLGASLFVGLIMFFLVGRPLALINTGLTNWLSGMSGTSAILLGVILGLMMCFDLGGPVNKAAYAFATAGLAASTTASFQIMAAVMAAGMVPPLAMALATAVRPGLFSEPERENGRAAWLLGASFISEGAIPFAAADPLRVIPSMMFGGAITGALSMAFGATSRAPHGGIFVLFAIDNKLGFVIALAAGTVAAAVAVVAAKQFIQPGAKKAERELAAVPA; encoded by the coding sequence ATGACAAGCTCCACCACCTCTCCGCCGATCATCACCACCGACCTGGTTCTGCTCGACACCGCCGTCGACGGTGACAAGCAGGCGGTCATCGCACGCATGGTGGGCAGTCTCGCCGCGGCGGGACGCACCCACGACGCCGACGGGCTGATCGGCGCCGCGATGGCCCGCGAGCAGCAGTCGGCCACCGGCCTGCCGGGCGGCATCGCGATCCCGCACTGCCGCTCCCCCTATGTCGACACCCCGACGATCGGCTTCGCCCGGCTGAGCCCCGCGGTGGACTTCGGCGCCCCGGACGGTCCGGCCGACCTCGCGTTCCTGATCGCGGCACCCGACTCCGGCGGCCAGGAGCACATGAAGCTGTTGTCCAGCCTGGCAAGGGCGTTGGTGCGCAAGGACTTCGTCGAATCGCTGCGCAACGCGTCGTCGGCCGAGGAGGTCGTCGGACTGGTCGACGGCGTGGTCAACCCTGCCCCTGCTCCGGCCACCCCGGCCCCCGCCGCGGCGCCGGTGGAGAAGCCGACGGCCAAGACGCTGATCGCGATCACAGCGTGCCCCACCGGGATCGCGCACACCTACATGGCCGCCGACGCCCTGGCCGCCGCGGCCAAGGAGGCCGGCGTGACCATGATCGTCGAGACGCAGGGCTCCTCGGGCAGCACCCCGGTGCCTGCCGAGACCATCGCCAAGGCCGACGCGGTCATCTTCGCCACCGACGTGGGCGTCAAGGACCGGGGCCGCTTCGCCGGCAAGCCCGTGATCGCCTCCGGGGTGAAGCGGGCTATCAACGAGCCGGCCAAGATGGTCGCCGAAGCCGTTGCCGCAGCCGATGATCCGAACGCGCCGCGGGTCGAGGGCTCCGCCGGCGGTGCCGCCGCGGCCGGTGCCGCGCCGGCCGGTGGCGTGGGCTGGGGCACGCGCACCCGGCAGATCCTGCTGACCGGCGTGAGCTACATGATCCCGTTCGTCGCCGCGGGCGGTCTGCTCATCGCCCTGGGCTTTCTGTTCGCCGGCTACGAGATCGCGAACACGCCCGACGGGGCGACGCAGTCGATGGGCAACATCATCGCGCTGAACAACTCGCTGACCAACCTCCCCGATGGCGGGTTCACCCAGTATCTGGGCGCGATCCTGTTCTCCCTCGGCGGTCTGGCGTTCAGTTTCCTGGTGCCCGCGCTGGCCGGCTACATCTCGTTCGCGATCGCCGACAGGCCCGGTATCGCGCCCGGCTTCACCGCGGGAGCGCTCGCGGTGTTCGTCGGCGGCGGCTTCATCGGCGGCATCGTCGGCGGCGTCATCGCCGGGTTCGCGGCGCTGTGGATCAGCAATCTCAAGGTGCCCAAGTGGTTCCGGGGACTGATGCCGGTGGTGATCACGCCACTGGGCGCGTCACTGTTCGTGGGTCTGATCATGTTCTTCCTGGTGGGCCGTCCGCTCGCGCTGATCAACACCGGTCTGACCAACTGGCTCAGCGGGATGTCCGGAACGTCGGCGATCCTGCTCGGTGTCATCCTCGGCCTGATGATGTGCTTCGACCTCGGTGGCCCGGTGAACAAGGCGGCCTATGCGTTCGCCACCGCAGGCCTGGCGGCGTCGACCACCGCGTCGTTCCAGATCATGGCCGCGGTGATGGCGGCCGGCATGGTGCCCCCGCTGGCGATGGCCCTGGCCACTGCGGTGCGACCCGGGCTCTTCAGCGAGCCTGAGCGTGAGAACGGCCGCGCCGCATGGCTTCTGGGCGCATCATTCATCTCCGAGGGTGCCATCCCGTTCGCCGCAGCGGACCCGCTGCGCGTCATCCCGTCGATGATGTTCGGCGGCGCCATCACCGGTGCGCTGTCGATGGCCTTCGGCGCGACCTCGCGAGCACCCCACGGCGGCATCTTCGTGCTGTTCGCCATCGACAACAAGCTGGGCTTCGTCATAGCGCTGGCCGCAGGCACGGTGGCGGCCGCGGTCGCGGTCGTCGCGGCCAAGCAGTTCATCCAACCGGGCGCCAAGAAGGCCGAGCGCGAGCTCGCGGCCGTCCCGGCCTGA
- a CDS encoding HPr family phosphocarrier protein, with protein MPTKTVIVGSSIGLHARPAAIIAEAVVNAGVPVTLSVDGGEPVDAGSALMIMTLGAGNGAQVTVASDDEAALNTIADLVQQDLDA; from the coding sequence ATGCCCACCAAGACCGTCATCGTCGGATCGTCGATCGGACTGCATGCCCGGCCCGCGGCGATCATCGCCGAAGCCGTCGTCAACGCCGGCGTGCCCGTCACCCTGTCGGTCGACGGCGGTGAGCCGGTGGACGCCGGGTCGGCGCTGATGATCATGACCCTCGGCGCGGGCAACGGCGCCCAGGTCACCGTCGCCTCCGACGACGAGGCCGCGCTGAACACCATCGCCGATCTGGTGCAGCAGGACCTCGACGCCTGA
- a CDS encoding type VII secretion target → MSYDALEVTTAHLRELAAKHGQAAAEMASATAAVAGVDTPIRMSHGVVAWSTAAALEAIQQARADAAASVAGESRALEENLTCAAHRYEATDQASAERLRR, encoded by the coding sequence ATGTCGTATGACGCCCTCGAAGTGACGACCGCGCACCTGCGTGAACTCGCCGCCAAACACGGCCAGGCCGCGGCCGAGATGGCCTCGGCCACTGCGGCCGTCGCCGGTGTGGACACCCCCATCCGGATGTCCCACGGGGTGGTCGCGTGGTCCACGGCGGCTGCGCTCGAGGCGATCCAGCAGGCCCGGGCCGACGCGGCGGCCAGTGTCGCCGGCGAATCACGCGCGCTCGAGGAGAACCTGACATGCGCCGCGCACCGGTATGAGGCCACCGATCAGGCATCCGCCGAGCGGCTCCGCCGGTGA
- a CDS encoding EspA/EspE family type VII secretion system effector, with the protein MSDGADGFGKVIGGAFGNADARSRTASSGSEILDAGQLLIAGMRLTTGWGTPDPGEAFGRGATGFTGAGQTVDSAYPRDDWAGTGSRAYASANRRQSGSAASLAVLDRDVQTVVAREAFQVEYHRGKLDDLSDHLSSLGYATWSVALIPGVGKALKAAVEMTAVNTALLVSSTELATLASETGENAAELRRLVEGYAALTRKTAPPVLDEDQPPPVDEQERRPGTEPATDVPSGRDPERGPSIGAASPSMPAPAASAMPPPVHCSPAPPAEATTAGQAAPPPTAADPMAAMSSVFGAVGGAIGSAMAPIAAALTGVVTAAGQALSTATSAQPAESTDGAPDTATSTTDEDPRDEPAEPAADDDAAEPTTPGAVAEPGEPAAAPPPAAEPPRPPAPAATRPPQ; encoded by the coding sequence ATGTCCGATGGTGCCGACGGGTTCGGCAAAGTCATCGGCGGTGCTTTCGGCAATGCCGACGCGCGCTCTCGAACAGCGTCGTCCGGCTCGGAGATCCTCGATGCCGGCCAGCTGCTGATCGCCGGGATGCGGCTGACCACCGGCTGGGGTACGCCCGATCCCGGCGAGGCGTTCGGGCGCGGCGCGACCGGCTTCACCGGCGCCGGCCAGACCGTCGACTCGGCCTACCCCCGGGACGACTGGGCGGGCACCGGGTCGCGGGCCTACGCGTCGGCTAACCGCCGGCAGTCCGGGTCCGCCGCATCGCTGGCCGTGCTGGACCGCGACGTGCAGACGGTCGTCGCACGGGAGGCCTTTCAGGTCGAATACCACCGCGGCAAGCTCGACGACCTGTCCGACCACCTGTCCTCGCTCGGCTATGCCACCTGGTCGGTCGCGCTGATCCCGGGCGTGGGGAAGGCGCTCAAGGCGGCCGTCGAGATGACCGCGGTCAACACCGCTCTGCTGGTCAGCAGCACCGAACTCGCCACCCTGGCGTCCGAGACGGGGGAGAACGCCGCCGAGCTGCGACGGCTCGTCGAGGGCTATGCGGCGTTGACGCGCAAGACGGCGCCGCCGGTGCTCGACGAGGATCAGCCGCCGCCCGTCGACGAGCAGGAGCGCCGACCCGGCACCGAACCGGCCACCGACGTGCCGTCCGGCCGCGACCCGGAGCGGGGACCGTCCATCGGGGCCGCGTCGCCGTCGATGCCGGCTCCGGCGGCGTCCGCGATGCCACCCCCTGTTCACTGCTCGCCGGCCCCTCCCGCCGAGGCGACGACCGCCGGACAGGCTGCGCCACCGCCGACGGCCGCCGATCCGATGGCCGCGATGTCATCGGTGTTCGGCGCGGTGGGCGGTGCAATCGGCTCCGCGATGGCGCCGATCGCCGCGGCGCTGACCGGGGTCGTCACCGCGGCCGGCCAGGCACTGTCGACGGCGACGTCGGCGCAACCCGCCGAGTCCACCGACGGCGCGCCGGACACCGCCACGTCGACCACCGACGAGGACCCCCGCGACGAACCGGCCGAGCCGGCCGCCGACGACGATGCCGCCGAGCCGACCACCCCGGGCGCCGTCGCGGAGCCCGGTGAACCGGCCGCGGCCCCGCCGCCGGCGGCCGAACCGCCGCGTCCGCCGGCCCCGGCAGCCACCCGACCCCCGCAGTAA